A genome region from Ferrimicrobium sp. includes the following:
- a CDS encoding AI-2E family transporter, whose amino-acid sequence MARADAPGRYSGLGRQIFLAEVGLFGLVLVVIVLLYLRHLTIEVLVAIVGAVILEPLVKLLMRAHLPRGAAVALTVFVAAVVLVGILFIFSVPLYSAGLRLANDLPTLIRDVGHKKSHLNSLLTKFHIEHYLNLSAQGLAKVASTALVPALLAATGVLSFLADVVITAMLAVFFSLEGPKAIDVIAGLLPEVRRRHFLDALHETAVAVSGYVLGNLATSIIAGVVVYVAFKSLGLPFALLVAVWVGLVDLIPLVGGLLAGIPAVGLSLLHGIVAAIIVLVVFVIYQQIENHILNPVILSRTVQLNPLWILLAVLVGAQFAGIPGALVGIPIASGLQVLARRLLAPWLRSKLNPQGSNPVPREDGEA is encoded by the coding sequence ATGGCACGAGCTGACGCACCGGGTCGATATAGCGGCTTGGGCCGACAGATCTTTCTCGCGGAGGTTGGCCTCTTCGGTCTCGTCTTGGTGGTTATTGTCCTGTTGTATCTTCGGCACCTCACGATTGAAGTGCTGGTTGCCATCGTCGGTGCCGTGATTTTGGAGCCGCTTGTCAAACTGCTGATGCGTGCCCACCTGCCTCGGGGTGCGGCGGTCGCCTTGACCGTGTTCGTTGCGGCCGTGGTGCTGGTTGGAATTTTGTTTATCTTTAGCGTGCCACTCTATTCCGCAGGGTTGCGACTCGCTAATGATCTTCCGACGCTCATTCGAGACGTTGGGCACAAGAAGTCCCATCTCAATTCGCTGTTGACCAAGTTCCATATCGAACATTACTTGAATCTCTCAGCCCAAGGATTGGCCAAGGTTGCAAGTACAGCGCTGGTTCCAGCTTTGCTGGCTGCCACGGGGGTACTTTCGTTCCTGGCTGACGTCGTCATTACCGCGATGTTGGCGGTGTTCTTCTCATTGGAGGGACCAAAGGCGATCGATGTGATCGCTGGTTTACTTCCCGAGGTTCGCCGCCGTCACTTTCTTGATGCCTTGCACGAGACGGCTGTTGCTGTGAGTGGCTATGTGCTCGGCAATCTCGCAACCTCGATCATTGCAGGGGTCGTCGTCTACGTGGCCTTTAAGTCACTGGGCTTGCCTTTTGCGTTGCTCGTCGCCGTCTGGGTGGGATTGGTCGATCTGATTCCGTTGGTGGGCGGGCTCTTGGCTGGTATTCCGGCGGTTGGTTTATCGCTACTGCACGGGATCGTCGCAGCGATCATCGTGTTGGTGGTCTTCGTGATCTATCAGCAGATTGAGAATCACATTCTGAATCCTGTGATCCTCTCGCGGACGGTTCAATTGAACCCACTGTGGATCTTGCTTGCAGTGCTGGTAGGTGCGCAGTTTGCCGGCATTCCAGGAGCGTTGGTGGGTATCCCAATCGCGAGTGGTCTGCAAGTCCTAGCACGGCGCCTGCTGGCGCCATGGCTGCGCTCCAAGCTCAATCCACAAGGTTCAAATCCCGTGCCCCGAGAGGACGGAGAAGCCTAG